ACAAGATCAACAAGAACCGCAAGGGGCACTATGCCTATGTGCGCTCCGATGCACCGGCGCCCGCCGTGCAGGAGATGGAGCGCCTGATGCGCCTGCATGACGACGTCATGCGCGTGCTGACCATCAAGGTCGACGAGCACGAAGAAGGCCCGTCCGTGCAGATGCAGAAGCGCGACGAGCGCGAACGCCGCCCCCGCAACTAAGTCTTGTTACTTGAACATAAGGAGCTAACCCATGGCTGCTAAACCATTTTTCCGTCGCCGCAAGTCCGATCCTTTCGAGGGCGAGAACGCCCCCAAGATCGACTACAAAGACACCCGCCTGCTGCAGCGCTACATCTCTGAGCGCGGCAAGATCGTGCCGTCCCGCATCACCGCGGTCGGCGCCAAAAACCAGCGTGCCCTGGCCCGTGCGATCAAACGCGCGCGCTTCCTGGCCCTGCTGCCCTACGCCGTGAAGTAAGGAGCAAAGCACATGCAAGTCATCCTTCTGGAACGCGTCGCAAAGCTCGGCCAAATGGGCGAGATCGTGGACGTGAAGCCGGGCTACGCCCGCAACTACCTGCTGCCCCAAGGCAAGGCGATGAACGCGACCGAGGCCAACCAGGCCGTGTTCGAGGCGCAGAAAGCCCAGCTTGAAGCGCGCAACCTGGAGACCAAGAAAGAGGCCGACGCACTGGCCGAGAAACTTGGCGGCCAGCAGTTCATCGTGATTCGTCAGGCGTCCGACGCGGGCTCGCTCTACGGCTCCGTCACCACCCGTGATGCCGCAGATGCCGCCACCGCCGAAGGCTTCACCGTGGACCGCGGTCAGGTCGCTCTCGAGCGCCCGATCAAGGAGCTGGGCCTGCACGACGTCACCGTGGTGCTGCACCCCGAGGTCGAAACCAGCTTCACGCTGAACGTCGCTCGCTCCAACGAGGAAGCCGAGCTGCAAGCCTCCGGCAAGTCGATCCAGGAACTGGCAGCAGAGGCAGAAGCCGAAGCCGAGTTCGAGATCGCCGAGCTGTTCGACGATATCGGCGCTGCCGCGTCCGAGGACGAAGAGCTGGCCGAAGCCGTCGAAGGCCCGGCCGACGACGCGGAAGAGGCAGAGGACAAAGACGAGGCGTAAGCCTCTACCTCACTCAGCGATATGATTTGAAAGGCCACCCTCTGCAAGGGTGGCCTTTTTCTTTGCGCCTTGGTCGCGAAAAAATCGGGCCGCCCAAAAGGACGGCCCGGCTAGATACTTAAAAGTCTTAGTATAATCTCGGTATTGGGTCAGGCGACGCCGGTATCGGCGCGCAGGCGGCGCAGCAGCGGCTCCAACTCGGACATATCGCCCGACAGGATCATCATCGGACGCTTGCCATGCAGGCGCACGGTAATACGGCCATAATCCCACTGCGACAGTGCCGATTTCAGCTCGCTCAGCAGCGAGGTTTCCGCGAGGTCGATGCGGGTGATCTCTTCGAACCGGACGGTCTTGCGCGCTTTGCGTCCGGCAACCGCCCGCCCATGCTGGCGCAGATGCAGAACACGGCCCTTCACGTCGACCTCGAGCATCTCGGCGCCTTTCGAGAAGACACCGCTGCCCACCATCGCGGCGGCAACGACCAACAGCGCAACGCTCAAAAGGATGCGGGAGACCAGTGGATCGCCAAACATCGCCGTGACCGGAATGGTCCAGATCAGGCCGGCGGACGCGATCACCCCAACGGTCAACGCCATCAAGGCAACGCGCGCGCTGGCATACACCCAGCCCGTCTGCGCCATCTCGGTGATGCGGTAGCCCCAGCGGGTGGTTTCCACGTCGATGGACGCATCCCGCACGGGCACGTCCCAAGTGTAATCCATCAAAGTCATTGGTACGCCCCTCGTATTGCAATTCCCTGACGCGGAAGATGCAGACCAACTGTGTCCAAATTTGCACGAATTATGGATAAATTGAGGACAATGCCCGGACCGTTTCGGGGCACGGGCCGCTGCTAGAGCAACGAAAAAGGGCCGCCCGAAGGCAGCCCTTTCCAGATTTCAGAGTAGACGAGCCGCTTAGGACGCGTCGTCTTCCAGCGCCTCGACGGCCTTCTCGAGGTCGGCCTTCTTGACCTTTTTCTCTTTGATCTCAGCCAGCTCGAAGATGTAGTCGACGACTTTGTCCTCGAAGATCGGCGCGCGCATCTGCTGCTGCATTTGCTGGTTTTGCTGCACGAACTCGAAGAACTGGCGCTCTTGGCCCGGGTACTGACGGGCCTGGTTCATGATCGCCTGCGTCATCTCGGCGTCGGACACCTCGATCTCGTTCTTGCGCCCCATCTCGGCCAGCAGCAGGCCCAGGCGCACGCGGCGCTCGGCCAGTGCCTTGTGCTCGTCGGTGGCTTCGATCTCCGGGTGGTCGTGGCCTTCCACCTCCGGATTTTCCTCGTGCCACAGCTGGTGGGCGATCTGGTTCGCCTCGGCCTCGACCAGCGAGGGGGGCAGATCGAACTTCACCATCTTGTCCAGCTCGTCGAGCAGTTTGCGCTTCATCACGGCGCGCGAGGCGCCGCCGAACTCGGCTTCCAGACGCTCGGCGACCTGGGTTTTCAGCGCGGCCAGATCTTCGGCGCCAAACTGCTTGGCCATCTCGTCGTTGATTTC
The nucleotide sequence above comes from Litoreibacter ponti. Encoded proteins:
- the rpsF gene encoding 30S ribosomal protein S6; amino-acid sequence: MPLYEHVFISRQDLSNTQAEGLIEHFGAVLADNGGKVVEHEYWGLKTMAYKINKNRKGHYAYVRSDAPAPAVQEMERLMRLHDDVMRVLTIKVDEHEEGPSVQMQKRDERERRPRN
- the rpsR gene encoding 30S ribosomal protein S18, which produces MAAKPFFRRRKSDPFEGENAPKIDYKDTRLLQRYISERGKIVPSRITAVGAKNQRALARAIKRARFLALLPYAVK
- the rplI gene encoding 50S ribosomal protein L9 produces the protein MQVILLERVAKLGQMGEIVDVKPGYARNYLLPQGKAMNATEANQAVFEAQKAQLEARNLETKKEADALAEKLGGQQFIVIRQASDAGSLYGSVTTRDAADAATAEGFTVDRGQVALERPIKELGLHDVTVVLHPEVETSFTLNVARSNEEAELQASGKSIQELAAEAEAEAEFEIAELFDDIGAAASEDEELAEAVEGPADDAEEAEDKDEA